A section of the Pseudophryne corroboree isolate aPseCor3 chromosome 11, aPseCor3.hap2, whole genome shotgun sequence genome encodes:
- the C11H11orf68 gene encoding UPF0696 protein C11orf68 homolog, with product MLDCEEIDRFSRGAEEYAAEAMAADMDPWIIFDARKTPRAEFDEWLETYLPSRVSRFGNLQEGSGPVGWVAVYGPGYSPEASGHKALQDDWDKLKSTGRKVNYELVRELALNYRVKSGKWLMHLETGFKVDHAWRGIANAVVDGRLRVAKVSPHHPDSKHVICVYNDDFTDEESIMQTDAAIRSSGVKCLLSYKPDVYTYLGIYRNNQWQMCPTIYESRYDLECIPRRSRVTNKVTNIEVT from the coding sequence ATGTTGGACTGCGAGGAGATCGACAGGTTTTCAAGAGGAGCAGAAGAATATGCTGCTGAGGCAATGGCTGCTGATATGGACCCATGGATAATCTTTGATGCACGAAAGACTCCACGAGCTGAGTTTGATGAGTGGTTGGAAACATATTTGCCTTCAAGGGTTTCCCGTTTTGGAAACCTTCAAGAAGGATCAGGGCCAGTAGGGTGGGTGGCTGTGTATGGCCCGGGGTACTCCCCAGAGGCATCaggtcacaaggcccttcaggatGACTGGGATAAGCTAAAGAGTACAGGGCGCAAAGTTAATTATGAACTCGTTCGTGAATTAGCCCTCAATTATAGAGTGAAATCTGGAAAATGGCTTATGCATTTAGAAACAGGATTCAAGGTTGACCATGCTTGGCGCGGGATAGCTAATGCAGTGGTTGACGGTCGCCTTAGGGTAGCCAAAGTGAGCCCTCACCATCCAGACAGCAAACatgttatatgtgtatataatgacGACTTCACAGACGAAGAAAGCATCATGCAAACAGATGCTGCAATCCGCAGCTCAGGGGTAAAGTGTCTCCTGAGTTACAAGCCAGACGTGTACACCTATTTAGGTATCTACAGAAACAACCAGTGGCAGATGTGCCCCACCATCTATGAAAGCCGATATGATCTGGAATGCATTCCTCGCAGATCCAGAGTCACCAACAAAGTTACTAATATAGAAGTGACCTAA